In Magnetospirillum sp. XM-1, a single window of DNA contains:
- a CDS encoding ABC transporter ATP-binding protein, translating to MGDDLIVETRSLTKEFKGFVAVSDVNLKVRRHTIHALIGPNGAGKTTCFNLVTKFLTPTRGQILFNGTDITHTQPAAIARQGMVRSFQISAVFGHLTVLENVRVALQRRQGKSFQFWRSGECLNELNTRAEELIEAVGVAEYRDTPAGELSYGRKRALEIATTLALDPEMLLLDEPMAGMGTEDVRRTAELIRRVAANRTILMVEHNLNVVADLSDTITVLKLGRVLAEGSYAEITDNPEVVEAYMGSGHGQATGGAAGHG from the coding sequence ATGGGTGACGACTTGATCGTCGAGACCCGCTCCTTGACCAAGGAGTTCAAGGGTTTCGTCGCGGTATCCGACGTCAATCTCAAGGTTCGCCGCCATACCATCCACGCGCTGATCGGGCCCAACGGCGCCGGCAAGACCACCTGTTTCAACCTGGTGACCAAGTTCCTGACCCCCACCCGGGGCCAGATCCTGTTCAACGGCACCGACATCACCCATACCCAGCCGGCCGCCATCGCGCGCCAGGGCATGGTGCGCTCGTTCCAGATCTCGGCGGTGTTCGGCCATCTGACGGTGCTGGAGAACGTGCGCGTCGCGCTGCAGCGCCGCCAGGGCAAATCGTTCCAGTTCTGGCGCTCGGGCGAGTGCCTGAACGAACTGAACACCCGCGCCGAGGAGTTGATCGAGGCGGTGGGCGTCGCCGAATACCGCGACACCCCGGCCGGCGAGCTGTCCTATGGCCGCAAGAGGGCGCTGGAGATCGCCACCACCCTGGCGCTCGACCCGGAAATGCTGCTGCTGGACGAACCCATGGCCGGCATGGGCACCGAGGACGTCCGGCGCACCGCCGAGCTGATCCGCCGGGTGGCCGCCAACCGCACCATCCTGATGGTCGAGCACAACCTGAACGTGGTCGCCGACCTGTCCGACACCATCACGGTGCTGAAGCTGGGCCGGGTCCTGGCCGAGGGCAGCTACGCCGAGATCACCGACAATCCCGAGGTGGTCGAGGCCTATATGGGCTCGGGCCATGGTCAAGCCACTGGGGGAGCCGCCGGTCATGGCTGA
- a CDS encoding ABC transporter ATP-binding protein: MAESEILLSVRDLHAHYGESHVLHGMSFDVPRGEVVTLLGRNGVGKTTTMRSIMGIVGKRAGSVKYQGAETINLSSNRIARLGLAYCPEERGIFSSLSVKENMVLPPVIKPGGLSLDEVYALFPRLLERASSQGTKLSGGEQQMLAIARILRTGADMLLLDEPTEGLAPVIVQHIGDIIRTLREKGFTILLVEQNFHFAATVADRHYVVEHGQVIDMIPNESLAANMDKLKSYLGV, from the coding sequence ATGGCTGAGTCCGAAATCCTCCTCTCGGTCAGGGACCTGCACGCCCATTACGGCGAATCCCATGTGCTGCACGGCATGAGCTTCGACGTGCCCCGGGGCGAGGTGGTGACGCTCTTGGGCCGCAACGGCGTCGGCAAGACCACCACCATGCGCTCCATCATGGGCATCGTCGGCAAGCGGGCCGGATCGGTGAAATACCAGGGCGCCGAGACCATCAATCTCTCGTCCAACCGCATCGCGCGCCTGGGCCTCGCCTATTGCCCGGAAGAGCGCGGCATCTTCTCCTCGCTGTCGGTGAAGGAAAACATGGTGCTGCCCCCGGTGATCAAGCCGGGCGGCCTGTCGCTGGACGAGGTCTACGCCCTGTTTCCCCGCCTGCTGGAGCGCGCCTCCAGCCAGGGCACCAAGCTTTCGGGCGGCGAGCAGCAGATGCTGGCCATCGCCCGGATCCTGCGCACCGGCGCCGACATGCTGCTGCTGGACGAACCCACCGAGGGCCTGGCCCCGGTCATCGTCCAGCACATCGGCGACATCATCCGGACTTTGAGAGAGAAGGGTTTCACCATTCTTCTGGTGGAGCAGAACTTCCACTTCGCCGCCACCGTCGCCGACCGCCACTACGTGGTCGAGCACGGGCAGGTGATCGACATGATCCCCAACGAATCCCTGGCGGCCAACATGGACAAGCTGAAGAGCTATCTCGGCGTTTGA
- a CDS encoding ABC transporter substrate-binding protein produces the protein MVMKKLLLGAAALALSAGAAHAQYSDGKVKIGVLTDLSGTYSDLAGKGTIVAAQMAIDDFGGKLNGQPIELISADHQNKADIASGIARKWYDTEQVDVIAELVTTAAAIAVREVSKEKGKIDLVSGAASTPLTNDKCSATGFHWTYDTYALANGTGDAVVKNGGKTWFFLTADYAFGHNLQAQTEKVVKANGGTVKGAVKHPFPNSDFSSFLLQAQASGAQIIGLANAGADTINAIKQAKEFGITQGGQSLAGLLVFITDVHSLGLENAQGMMLTTGFYWDMDEGTRAWSKRWSEKMGGGKMPSMVHAGTYSQVLHYLKAAAAAKTDEGIKVADEMRKLPIQDFFAKNGKIRADGRMVHDMYLAQVKKPSESKGPWDYYKIVRTIPGDEAYQPLSESTCPLVKK, from the coding sequence ATGGTGATGAAGAAGCTGCTTCTCGGCGCCGCCGCGCTGGCCCTGTCGGCCGGCGCCGCCCATGCCCAGTACAGCGACGGCAAGGTCAAGATCGGCGTGCTGACCGACCTGTCGGGAACCTATTCCGACCTGGCCGGCAAGGGCACCATCGTGGCCGCCCAAATGGCCATCGACGATTTCGGCGGCAAGCTGAACGGCCAGCCCATCGAGCTGATCTCCGCCGACCACCAGAACAAGGCCGACATCGCGTCGGGCATCGCGCGCAAGTGGTACGACACCGAGCAGGTGGACGTCATCGCCGAGCTGGTGACCACGGCGGCCGCCATCGCGGTGCGCGAGGTGTCCAAGGAAAAGGGCAAGATCGACCTGGTGTCGGGCGCCGCCTCGACGCCTCTCACCAACGACAAGTGCTCGGCCACCGGTTTCCACTGGACCTACGACACCTACGCCCTGGCCAACGGCACCGGTGACGCGGTGGTGAAGAACGGCGGCAAGACCTGGTTCTTCCTCACCGCCGACTACGCCTTCGGCCACAATCTCCAGGCCCAGACCGAGAAGGTGGTCAAGGCCAATGGCGGCACGGTCAAGGGCGCGGTCAAGCACCCCTTCCCCAACTCCGACTTCTCGTCCTTCCTGCTGCAGGCGCAGGCTTCGGGCGCCCAGATCATCGGCCTGGCCAATGCCGGCGCCGACACCATCAACGCCATCAAGCAGGCCAAGGAATTCGGCATCACCCAGGGCGGCCAGTCCCTGGCCGGCCTGCTGGTGTTCATCACCGACGTCCATTCGCTGGGCCTGGAAAACGCCCAGGGCATGATGCTGACCACCGGCTTCTACTGGGACATGGACGAAGGCACCCGCGCCTGGTCCAAGCGCTGGTCCGAGAAGATGGGCGGCGGCAAGATGCCGTCCATGGTCCATGCCGGCACCTATTCCCAGGTGCTGCACTACCTGAAGGCCGCGGCGGCCGCCAAGACCGACGAGGGCATCAAGGTCGCCGACGAGATGCGCAAGCTGCCCATTCAGGATTTCTTCGCCAAGAACGGCAAGATCCGCGCCGACGGCCGCATGGTCCACGACATGTATCTGGCCCAGGTGAAGAAGCCGTCCGAGTCCAAGGGGCCGTGGGACTATTACAAGATCGTCCGCACCATCCCGGGCGACGAGGCCTACCAGCCGCTGTCCGAGAGCACCTGCCCGCTGGTGAAGAAGTAG
- a CDS encoding branched-chain amino acid ABC transporter permease: MTILGIPTQALFGQLLLGLINGAFYAMLSLGLALIFGLLNIINFSHGALYMMGAFVAWAALNFLGLGYWPALIVAPLAVALVGIVIERTMLCRLYKLDHLYGLLLTFGLALIIEGLFREGYGVSGQPYAVPSALAGGWNLGFMFLPIYRGWVVVASLILCLGTWYAIEKTKLGAYLRAGTENPTLVQAFGINVPLMITLTYGFGVALAAIAGVLAAPIYQVSPKMGSDLIIVVFAVVVIGGMGSIMGSIVTGYMLGLVEGLTKVFYPEAASTVIFMVMVVVLLIKPAGLFGKGA, translated from the coding sequence ATGACCATCCTCGGCATACCGACCCAGGCCCTGTTCGGGCAATTGCTGCTGGGTCTCATCAACGGCGCGTTCTACGCCATGCTCAGCCTGGGCCTGGCGTTGATCTTCGGGCTTCTCAACATCATCAATTTCAGCCACGGCGCCCTTTACATGATGGGCGCCTTCGTCGCTTGGGCAGCGCTGAATTTCCTGGGGCTGGGATACTGGCCCGCCCTGATCGTCGCGCCCCTGGCGGTGGCCCTGGTCGGCATCGTCATCGAACGCACCATGCTGTGCCGGCTCTACAAGCTGGACCACCTCTACGGCCTGCTGCTCACCTTCGGCCTGGCGCTGATCATCGAGGGCCTGTTCCGCGAGGGATACGGCGTGTCAGGCCAGCCCTACGCCGTGCCGTCGGCCCTGGCCGGCGGCTGGAACCTGGGCTTCATGTTCCTGCCCATCTATCGCGGCTGGGTGGTGGTGGCCTCGCTGATCCTCTGCCTGGGCACCTGGTACGCCATCGAGAAGACCAAGCTGGGCGCCTATTTGCGCGCCGGAACCGAGAATCCCACCCTGGTCCAGGCCTTCGGCATCAACGTGCCGCTGATGATCACGCTGACCTACGGCTTCGGCGTGGCGCTGGCCGCCATCGCCGGCGTGCTGGCCGCCCCCATCTATCAGGTCAGCCCCAAGATGGGCTCGGACCTGATCATCGTGGTGTTCGCCGTGGTGGTGATCGGCGGCATGGGCTCGATCATGGGCTCCATCGTCACCGGCTACATGCTGGGGCTGGTGGAGGGCCTGACCAAGGTGTTCTACCCCGAGGCCGCCAGCACCGTGATCTTCATGGTGATGGTGGTGGTGCTGCTGATCAAACCGGCCGGCCTGTTCGGCAAGGGAGCCTGA
- a CDS encoding branched-chain amino acid ABC transporter permease: protein MTVTKIPSRQIPFVLALLAVALVLPYTVYPVFLMKGLCFGLFAAAFNLLLGYVGLLSFGHAMFFGWSAYVTAYAAKEWGLTPEIAILLGVALATALGAVVGWLAIRRQGIYFSMITLALAQLGFFVAVQAPMTHGEDGIQGVPRGHLFGLIDLANTMAMYYFVLAVFVVSLLFLHRVVNSPFGQVLKAIRDNEPRAISLGYEVSRYKLIAFVLSAAFAGLAGSLKSLVFQLASLADVNWHMSGEVVLMTLMGGVGTVLGPTVGAFLVVAIQDFFAGVGSWVIIIQGVIFVVCVLLFRSGMIGVLAPWLKRRGITG from the coding sequence ATGACCGTGACCAAGATTCCCTCGCGACAGATCCCCTTCGTCCTGGCCCTGCTGGCCGTGGCCCTGGTGCTGCCCTACACCGTCTATCCGGTGTTCCTGATGAAGGGGCTGTGTTTCGGCCTGTTCGCCGCCGCCTTCAACCTGCTGCTGGGCTATGTGGGGCTGCTGTCCTTCGGCCACGCCATGTTCTTCGGCTGGTCGGCCTATGTCACCGCCTACGCCGCCAAGGAATGGGGCCTGACGCCGGAAATCGCCATCCTGCTGGGCGTGGCGCTGGCCACGGCGCTGGGCGCGGTGGTCGGCTGGCTGGCCATCCGCCGCCAGGGCATCTACTTCTCCATGATCACCCTGGCGCTGGCCCAGCTTGGCTTCTTCGTGGCGGTGCAGGCCCCCATGACCCACGGCGAGGACGGCATCCAGGGCGTGCCGCGCGGCCATCTGTTCGGGCTGATCGACCTCGCCAACACCATGGCCATGTACTACTTCGTGCTGGCGGTGTTCGTGGTCTCGCTGCTGTTCCTCCACCGGGTGGTGAACTCCCCCTTCGGACAGGTGCTGAAGGCCATCCGCGACAACGAGCCCCGCGCCATCTCGCTGGGCTACGAGGTCAGCCGCTACAAGCTGATCGCCTTCGTGCTGTCGGCCGCCTTCGCCGGACTGGCCGGTTCGCTGAAAAGCCTGGTGTTCCAGCTGGCCTCGCTGGCCGACGTCAACTGGCACATGTCGGGCGAGGTGGTGCTGATGACCCTGATGGGCGGCGTCGGCACCGTGCTGGGGCCGACGGTGGGCGCCTTCCTGGTGGTCGCCATCCAGGATTTCTTCGCCGGGGTGGGGTCCTGGGTCATCATCATCCAGGGCGTCATCTTCGTTGTTTGCGTGTTGTTGTTCCGTAGCGGTATGATCGGCGTGCTCGCGCCGTGGCTGAAAAGGCGCGGCATTACTGGCTAG
- a CDS encoding Crp/Fnr family transcriptional regulator: MPETVLRRREMLANTPLFASVQTDLLDELAAKAKMVKVDARETLFSKGDPGDRLYLVAKGMIRIGVLSADGREVTYGLIKPGQLFGEIAVLDGKERSADATAMEATELIALERKDVHAFLHKHPVQALHLIEVLCDRIRKADNQLEDMVFLSLPSRLAKHLLMLDQTLGTKAKAGAPSTIKLSQQEIADHLGISRESVNKVLSKWEQAGIVTLGRGQITLNKVAALEGLTSLD; this comes from the coding sequence ATGCCGGAAACCGTACTGCGTCGCCGCGAGATGCTGGCGAACACGCCTTTGTTCGCGTCGGTCCAGACCGACCTGCTCGACGAGCTGGCGGCCAAGGCCAAGATGGTCAAGGTCGACGCGCGCGAGACGCTGTTTTCCAAGGGTGATCCCGGCGACCGGCTCTATCTGGTGGCCAAGGGGATGATCCGCATCGGCGTCCTGTCCGCCGACGGGCGCGAGGTGACCTACGGCCTGATCAAGCCCGGCCAGCTGTTCGGCGAGATCGCCGTGCTGGACGGCAAGGAGCGCTCCGCCGACGCCACCGCCATGGAGGCCACCGAGCTGATCGCCCTGGAGCGCAAGGACGTCCACGCCTTCCTGCATAAACATCCGGTGCAGGCGCTGCACCTGATCGAGGTGCTGTGCGATCGCATACGCAAGGCCGACAACCAACTGGAGGACATGGTGTTCCTGTCGCTGCCGTCCCGTCTGGCCAAGCATCTCCTGATGCTCGACCAGACCCTGGGGACCAAGGCCAAGGCGGGCGCACCCTCGACCATCAAGCTGTCGCAGCAGGAAATCGCCGACCATCTGGGCATCAGCCGCGAAAGCGTCAACAAGGTGCTGTCCAAGTGGGAACAGGCCGGCATCGTGACGCTGGGCCGCGGCCAGATCACGCTGAACAAGGTCGCCGCCCTGGAGGGGCTGACCTCTCTCGATTGA
- a CDS encoding type II toxin-antitoxin system RatA family toxin, which yields MPTHAEQRVLPYTPEQLFELVADVARYPEFLPWCVASRIRSRDGDVFFADLVIGFKMVRERFTSKVTLTRPNRVDVTYTEGPFKHLNNHWIFKPHPQGTEIDFYVDFEFRSKLLQTMIGALFNEAVKLMVGAFEKRAKQLYG from the coding sequence ATGCCGACCCACGCCGAGCAGCGCGTCCTGCCCTATACCCCGGAGCAATTGTTCGAGCTGGTGGCCGATGTCGCCCGCTACCCCGAATTCCTGCCCTGGTGCGTGGCGTCGCGTATCCGTTCGCGCGACGGCGACGTGTTCTTCGCCGATCTGGTGATCGGCTTCAAGATGGTCCGCGAGCGCTTTACCTCCAAGGTGACGCTGACCCGTCCCAACCGGGTCGACGTCACCTATACCGAGGGGCCGTTCAAGCACCTCAACAACCACTGGATCTTCAAGCCCCACCCACAGGGCACCGAAATCGACTTCTACGTGGATTTCGAGTTCCGCTCGAAATTGCTGCAGACCATGATCGGCGCGCTGTTCAACGAGGCGGTCAAGCTGATGGTCGGCGCTTTCGAAAAGCGCGCCAAGCAGCTTTACGGCTGA
- the lipA gene encoding lipoyl synthase: MSDTKALRHPEKARKPDQISPRKPDWIRVKAPTSEEAAEVRRLMREKNLHTVCEEAACPNIGECWKHKHATFMILGDTCTRACAFCNVKTGNPKGAVDLAEPENLAESVKAMGLKHVVITSVDRDDLADGGAFQFVACIEAIRATSPQCTIEVLTPDFRDKGDGVERIAAARPDVFNHNLETVPRLYPGIRPGARYFESLRVLQRAKAADPTIFTKSGIMVGLGEERAEVLQVMDDMRSAGVDFITIGQYLQPTLKHVAIERFVTPDEFEDYRAMARSKGFLMVAATPLTRSSHHADRDFEALKAERLRRQG, from the coding sequence ATGAGCGACACGAAAGCCCTTCGCCACCCGGAAAAGGCCCGCAAGCCGGACCAGATCAGCCCGCGCAAGCCCGACTGGATTCGGGTCAAGGCTCCCACCTCGGAAGAGGCGGCCGAGGTGCGCCGCCTGATGCGGGAAAAGAACCTGCACACGGTGTGCGAGGAAGCGGCCTGCCCCAATATCGGCGAGTGCTGGAAGCACAAGCACGCCACCTTCATGATCCTGGGCGACACCTGCACCCGGGCCTGCGCCTTCTGCAACGTCAAGACCGGCAATCCCAAGGGGGCCGTGGATCTGGCCGAGCCCGAGAATCTGGCCGAATCGGTCAAGGCCATGGGCCTGAAGCACGTGGTCATCACCTCGGTGGACAGGGACGATCTGGCCGATGGCGGCGCCTTCCAGTTCGTGGCCTGCATCGAGGCCATCCGCGCCACCTCGCCCCAATGCACCATCGAAGTGCTGACCCCTGATTTCCGCGACAAGGGCGACGGGGTCGAGCGCATCGCGGCCGCCCGGCCCGACGTCTTCAACCACAACCTGGAAACCGTGCCGCGCCTTTATCCCGGCATCCGGCCCGGCGCGCGCTATTTCGAATCGCTGCGGGTGCTGCAGCGGGCCAAGGCCGCCGATCCGACCATCTTCACCAAGTCCGGCATCATGGTGGGGTTGGGCGAGGAGCGGGCCGAGGTGCTGCAGGTCATGGACGACATGCGCTCGGCCGGGGTGGATTTCATCACCATCGGCCAGTACCTGCAGCCGACCCTGAAGCATGTGGCCATCGAGCGTTTCGTCACCCCCGACGAGTTCGAGGATTACCGCGCCATGGCCCGGTCCAAGGGCTTCCTCATGGTGGCGGCGACGCCGCTCACCCGTTCCAGCCACCACGCCGACCGCGATTTCGAGGCGCTGAAGGCCGAGCGCCTGCGGCGTCAGGGGTAA